In Sphingobacterium thalpophilum, a genomic segment contains:
- a CDS encoding HAMP domain-containing sensor histidine kinase: MELKPKSYIVLFTLFFAVLIGIQGYQLYNTYQLKQRDIFATVKSKLSKLHDNDKLFDDDLMSKDIARDYYIKLVKNEITAEKLKGLYSANAHKTSQRLTQYVDSLFQPLGMDVILKKEILGIYFKSLEKQIAAGPITIYTTSGAFRRPVELSSSEWITEKTETQKIENSIQSKEVLYTFLVHRKTSFEVTNLNWILFKELTSLLLSTLFILAAFLWLFYRTIQNLRKQQKQITVLHDVVDNISHELKTPIATLKIAAKTLRKSTDESIITVIERQVNRLEQTLDPLNENLQTIDQPPVKSTELQAIFDDYQLTNPAIAFQLSPLPDGKLCLSPNDATTLFQNLMNNAVKYGATWINISFEDQKGKLSVYIQDNGYGMEESELPYIFDKFYRIQKDNVHDTKGLGIGLFLVKKIVDRYHGQLTVTSEPNVGTTFKIQLPHALVPSSEI, encoded by the coding sequence ATGGAATTGAAACCCAAAAGTTATATCGTCCTATTCACGTTATTTTTTGCCGTACTTATTGGCATACAGGGGTATCAATTGTACAATACCTATCAGCTCAAACAGCGTGATATTTTTGCCACTGTAAAAAGTAAGCTAAGTAAGCTTCATGACAATGACAAGCTTTTTGATGATGATTTAATGAGCAAGGACATCGCCAGAGACTATTATATTAAATTGGTTAAAAATGAGATTACGGCTGAAAAACTGAAAGGACTTTACAGTGCAAATGCACATAAAACATCCCAGAGGCTAACGCAATATGTCGACAGTCTATTTCAGCCACTTGGAATGGATGTCATTCTGAAAAAAGAAATTTTGGGCATCTATTTCAAGAGCTTAGAAAAACAGATCGCAGCGGGTCCCATTACCATCTACACAACGTCTGGAGCTTTTCGGCGGCCCGTTGAACTTTCCTCAAGCGAGTGGATAACAGAAAAAACAGAAACACAGAAAATCGAAAACAGCATCCAGAGCAAAGAAGTCTTATATACCTTTCTTGTACATAGGAAGACATCCTTTGAGGTGACGAATCTCAACTGGATATTGTTCAAAGAACTTACTTCGCTCCTATTGAGCACCTTATTTATTCTAGCCGCTTTTCTTTGGCTTTTTTATAGAACCATTCAGAATCTCCGAAAACAGCAGAAACAGATCACTGTACTGCACGATGTCGTCGACAATATTTCACATGAACTCAAAACACCTATTGCAACCCTGAAAATTGCTGCTAAAACACTTCGGAAATCAACAGACGAAAGCATTATAACCGTCATTGAACGACAAGTAAATCGCTTGGAACAAACCCTTGATCCACTTAACGAAAATCTTCAAACTATTGATCAGCCTCCTGTTAAAAGCACAGAACTACAAGCTATTTTCGACGATTATCAATTGACCAATCCGGCTATCGCATTCCAATTAAGTCCTTTGCCTGACGGCAAACTATGCCTGAGCCCAAATGATGCGACAACATTATTTCAGAACCTGATGAACAATGCCGTAAAATATGGTGCAACTTGGATTAATATCTCTTTTGAGGATCAGAAAGGTAAACTCTCGGTTTATATACAGGATAATGGTTATGGCATGGAGGAATCCGAGCTACCCTATATTTTCGACAAGTTTTACCGCATCCAAAAAGACAATGTTCACGACACCAAAGGCCTGGGAATCGGTCTTTTCCTTGTAAAAAAAATCGTCGATCGTTATCACGGACAGCTTACTGTAACCAGCGAACCCAATGTCGGGACTACGTTTAAAATCCAGCTGCCGCATGCGCTTGTCCCATCATCGGAAATATGA
- a CDS encoding outer membrane beta-barrel family protein has product MKLILFFLTFPLLLSAQTKQIGGQVQDANKIVLAGATVMLLDSNYQEIREVKTDHFGKFVVTLDHPSGYYLRTSYLNFKSQELFFRSDTISRPLLLELLPEAKVLEEAQVVGRAPRLIRKLDRLEFNVQNSNLSALNSWDILKRTPLVMVNGADLMVRGNKNIVVLINDRKVMLTGDELKTYLENTAGSDVQSIEVITNPPAKYEAEGSTIINIKLSKSNLYGYRGTVVALAEKSSTWKQLFGLTQYYRNEKFNLRGTYNFGRGTYARYETNYVYYPNDQTSWEGVMDRFDTNNSQNSYVFSIDYTPDTTWTVNAGLNGYYGPKTYGIYEVPTIIYDKNHVQESSYFTTNDHQRSTKTNNLYLQVAKKLNSRWSINWLSYFTDNHSTNDQDVLTALRFKGEEPTDTRFISNNGNKNRLFSSQIDFTGKIKKLGLEFGGKFSDVKTTSTLAFFDDESGELEQRPDKSSVFDYKERNVALYGSLDYAWKKWSWKAGLRGEYTDLEGIVSEPADINKRDYFVLFPTFYMQYALTDDQQFGFSYGKRISRPAYSWLNPAKSYYNRFSYFQGDPRLRATIVHNLNLTWTKNNWNIDLFYRFEKWPNMEISLQDNNNHQLIFQYTNIKKGQGAGIDLGKSFQLTGRWGLNLQLEGMYNENYFIGTDDVLHKNDVYIGNGNVSTNYVLNKDDGWNLELGNTFTSPTIQGPFHITGYSSTYVMTNRKFFKKKFEVNLSFMDIFKTEKMTISSKYGDQNNFYRDYRDTRKVNLTLRYHFGNQKVKSINQPTRTEEQNRL; this is encoded by the coding sequence ATGAAATTGATCCTATTTTTTCTGACTTTCCCCCTGTTGCTTTCGGCGCAGACTAAACAAATCGGGGGACAAGTACAGGATGCAAACAAAATTGTGCTGGCGGGTGCGACCGTTATGCTATTGGATAGCAACTATCAAGAGATCCGTGAAGTGAAGACTGACCATTTTGGAAAATTTGTAGTTACGCTGGATCATCCTAGTGGATACTATCTACGGACAAGCTATCTGAACTTCAAGTCTCAGGAACTTTTTTTTCGCAGCGATACCATTTCACGCCCTTTGTTACTTGAGCTCCTTCCCGAAGCAAAGGTACTTGAAGAAGCGCAGGTCGTGGGTCGAGCTCCCCGATTGATCCGTAAGTTGGATCGCTTAGAGTTCAACGTTCAGAATTCCAATCTTTCAGCACTGAATAGCTGGGATATTTTGAAGCGTACGCCCTTAGTGATGGTGAATGGTGCGGATTTAATGGTCCGTGGAAACAAAAATATTGTTGTCCTCATTAATGACAGAAAAGTAATGCTCACGGGAGACGAACTGAAAACCTATCTGGAGAATACAGCAGGTAGCGACGTGCAATCGATTGAGGTTATTACCAATCCACCTGCAAAATATGAAGCTGAGGGAAGTACGATTATCAATATTAAACTTTCCAAATCCAACCTATATGGCTATAGAGGCACGGTGGTTGCATTGGCCGAAAAAAGCAGTACCTGGAAGCAACTGTTTGGACTCACTCAGTATTATAGAAATGAAAAATTCAATCTTCGTGGTACTTATAATTTCGGACGAGGGACTTACGCACGCTATGAAACGAATTATGTTTATTATCCGAATGATCAAACCTCATGGGAAGGTGTCATGGATCGATTTGATACCAATAACAGTCAGAACAGCTATGTGTTTTCGATAGACTATACACCCGATACAACCTGGACGGTTAATGCTGGACTAAATGGTTATTACGGACCGAAAACCTATGGTATTTATGAAGTGCCCACCATTATATACGATAAAAATCATGTACAGGAGTCCAGTTATTTTACCACCAATGATCATCAACGATCGACAAAAACGAATAACCTCTACCTTCAGGTAGCAAAGAAGCTTAATTCCAGGTGGAGCATAAATTGGTTATCCTACTTCACTGACAATCATTCGACAAATGATCAAGACGTGCTGACGGCACTGCGATTTAAGGGGGAGGAACCCACAGATACCCGATTTATCAGTAATAATGGAAATAAAAATCGGCTTTTTTCTTCCCAGATAGATTTCACCGGAAAAATAAAGAAGCTGGGGCTGGAGTTTGGTGGAAAATTTAGCGATGTGAAAACGACGAGTACCCTTGCTTTCTTTGATGATGAATCAGGAGAGCTCGAGCAAAGGCCTGATAAGAGTAGTGTGTTTGATTACAAAGAACGTAATGTGGCTTTGTATGGCTCATTGGACTATGCCTGGAAAAAATGGAGCTGGAAAGCAGGCCTAAGGGGAGAATATACCGATTTGGAAGGTATTGTATCCGAACCAGCTGATATCAATAAGCGTGATTATTTTGTGCTCTTTCCGACATTTTACATGCAATATGCCTTGACTGACGATCAGCAGTTCGGTTTTTCCTATGGAAAGCGTATTAGTCGACCAGCATACTCCTGGCTTAATCCGGCTAAGTCCTACTATAATCGCTTTTCCTATTTTCAGGGAGATCCACGTTTAAGGGCGACGATCGTTCATAACCTGAATCTGACCTGGACAAAAAACAACTGGAATATCGATTTATTCTACCGATTTGAGAAGTGGCCGAATATGGAAATTTCCCTTCAAGATAACAACAATCACCAGCTGATTTTCCAATATACCAATATCAAGAAAGGACAAGGGGCGGGTATAGACCTGGGTAAGAGTTTTCAGCTGACAGGACGCTGGGGATTGAATCTACAGTTGGAAGGAATGTATAACGAGAATTACTTTATCGGTACTGATGACGTATTGCACAAGAATGATGTGTATATCGGCAACGGAAACGTAAGCACCAACTATGTGCTGAATAAGGATGACGGTTGGAATCTTGAGCTAGGGAATACGTTTACATCGCCCACGATACAGGGGCCATTTCATATTACAGGGTATTCAAGTACCTATGTGATGACAAATCGAAAATTCTTTAAAAAGAAATTTGAAGTAAATCTATCATTTATGGATATTTTCAAAACAGAGAAAATGACAATATCATCCAAGTACGGCGATCAAAATAATTTTTATAGGGACTATCGGGATACTAGAAAAGTAAATCTGACGCTGCGCTATCATTTTGGAAATCAGAAAGTCAAAAGCATTAATCAGCCCACTAGAACAGAAGAGCAGAATCGTTTGTAA
- a CDS encoding OsmC family protein — MKIKLNRVNQAVHFEASSELSPVKVNIDGSEAIGGEGKGVRPMELVLIALGSCSVFDLHSILVKQRQQIDDIQVEVEGKRREEIPQVFTDIHINFFLKGEIDEVKAAKAAELAVKKYCSVHDMLAAGGINITYSLKIN; from the coding sequence ATGAAAATCAAATTAAACCGTGTCAACCAAGCTGTGCATTTCGAAGCCAGCAGTGAATTATCCCCCGTCAAAGTCAACATCGATGGTTCAGAAGCTATCGGCGGTGAAGGAAAAGGTGTGCGTCCAATGGAATTGGTTTTAATTGCACTGGGTTCTTGCAGCGTCTTTGACCTCCATAGCATATTGGTAAAACAACGCCAACAAATTGACGATATCCAGGTCGAAGTAGAAGGTAAACGCCGGGAAGAAATTCCACAAGTATTTACAGATATACACATTAATTTTTTCCTAAAAGGTGAAATTGATGAGGTAAAAGCAGCCAAAGCGGCTGAATTAGCCGTTAAAAAATATTGCTCAGTACACGATATGCTTGCCGCTGGTGGTATCAATATCACGTATTCTTTGAAAATAAACTAA
- a CDS encoding SGNH/GDSL hydrolase family protein, which yields MKKNKLYIAAALALLTIASCKPTLDEYTPSAGSLNFSKYVAIGNSLTAGYADGGLYLEGQKVAYPNLIAEQLKQVGGGEFKSPFFSEDQANGSGYITLTALVNGQPITAQVTDKLAYRSASPKLLTKYTDPINNLGVPGMRMDLSRVAGMGSSAGNMYFERLLPDADAMKTYFTYSTTQNHTFFSFALGNNDALGWATNGGVVNINPITNKPDPTTVLTETAQFTAILNGYVQALTQGDRKGVLATIPDVTATPYFTTVTRAALLAAVNATNPPTPVTNIYIATKSGSRAATDQDYFVLPFSSTGLLGKPNAAQIPYGLHPLNPVEDKYVLDVSETATVVQRINEYNAAIKAAANSKGLALADVHEFLNNVKDGVRINGLAVSAKYITGNAFSLDGIHLTPIGNALMANIFISAINSKYGSKIPQVDVAKYRGVKLPDTVTK from the coding sequence ATGAAAAAAAACAAACTTTATATAGCTGCCGCGTTAGCACTTTTAACGATCGCCTCATGTAAACCTACCTTGGACGAATATACGCCTTCGGCTGGATCGCTTAATTTTTCAAAATATGTTGCCATCGGAAATTCATTGACAGCAGGTTATGCCGATGGCGGGCTCTACTTGGAGGGCCAAAAGGTGGCTTACCCCAATTTAATTGCGGAGCAATTGAAACAAGTGGGTGGAGGTGAGTTCAAATCGCCATTTTTCAGTGAAGATCAAGCCAATGGTTCTGGCTATATTACGCTTACAGCACTTGTCAATGGCCAGCCAATAACGGCACAGGTAACCGATAAATTGGCTTATCGCTCGGCTTCACCAAAATTGTTGACCAAATATACCGACCCGATAAACAACCTTGGTGTACCGGGTATGCGTATGGACCTTTCTAGAGTAGCAGGTATGGGTTCGTCCGCCGGAAACATGTATTTTGAGCGCTTGCTGCCCGATGCAGATGCAATGAAAACGTACTTCACTTATTCCACGACTCAAAACCACACCTTCTTTAGTTTTGCGCTCGGCAATAATGATGCGCTCGGCTGGGCAACTAACGGTGGTGTGGTGAACATTAACCCAATAACAAATAAACCGGATCCGACAACTGTGTTGACAGAAACAGCTCAGTTTACTGCGATTCTCAATGGTTATGTACAGGCATTGACTCAAGGGGATAGAAAAGGAGTATTGGCTACAATTCCTGATGTAACAGCAACACCTTATTTTACGACGGTAACCCGTGCTGCTTTATTGGCAGCTGTGAATGCAACAAATCCGCCGACACCGGTAACAAATATCTACATTGCCACAAAGTCAGGTTCTCGTGCAGCTACTGATCAAGATTATTTTGTTCTCCCTTTCTCTTCAACAGGATTATTGGGGAAACCAAATGCGGCACAAATTCCATACGGCTTACACCCACTGAACCCCGTGGAAGACAAATACGTGCTTGATGTAAGCGAAACAGCAACGGTCGTACAACGCATCAACGAGTATAATGCTGCTATCAAAGCTGCTGCAAACTCAAAAGGCCTAGCTTTAGCTGATGTGCATGAATTCTTGAATAATGTAAAAGATGGTGTTCGTATCAACGGACTAGCGGTGAGTGCAAAATACATTACCGGAAATGCATTCTCTTTAGATGGTATTCACTTAACACCAATTGGAAACGCCCTAATGGCCAACATCTTTATCAGCGCCATCAATTCTAAATATGGCTCAAAGATTCCACAGGTTGATGTAGCGAAATATCGCGGTGTCAAACTACCGGATACCGTCACAAAATAA
- a CDS encoding outer membrane protein transport protein gives MKKLLFSILCASPSLLFAQGSQVNLQSPKAVGMGGAGSAYFLDESSIFYSPGALAKMDHNAISVAGNAVMYKSAFQEVGSTVVYHTRNQISTPFSLFAAFGPKNSWWKAGIGVYTPYGGAVDWGKDWVGKFSLVSLSLRAIYIQPTLSFKLTENFSVGGGFVYNIGTVDLENSVPVFYPDGHAGLATLKGTGTGTGYNVGIHYNLEDEFAISVSYRSKVVTKLKNGDATFDVPESVASNFPSGNKFSAELPLPSTFAAGIAFPISEKLKMALDATLINYDIYKALDFDYKENTPVLQDTHSPKKYDKAGSVKAGLEYIASDRLQLRIGGGVIATPVQQSAYVYPETPDNTRYLISGGFTIKPSPKFDVTGSFAYQRIVARQSTNVESHLSGTYATNIFAPGIGVSYKW, from the coding sequence ATGAAGAAACTGCTATTTTCAATACTTTGTGCAAGTCCGTCACTCCTGTTTGCACAAGGATCTCAAGTGAATCTACAAAGTCCCAAAGCTGTGGGAATGGGGGGAGCAGGTTCTGCTTACTTTTTAGATGAGTCTTCCATTTTTTATAGTCCGGGTGCTTTAGCAAAAATGGACCATAACGCTATTTCAGTTGCCGGTAATGCCGTGATGTACAAATCTGCATTTCAAGAGGTTGGAAGTACAGTTGTTTATCATACTAGAAATCAGATTTCAACTCCTTTTTCATTATTTGCCGCATTCGGCCCTAAAAACTCCTGGTGGAAAGCCGGTATTGGAGTATACACACCGTATGGTGGTGCCGTCGATTGGGGAAAAGATTGGGTAGGTAAATTCAGTCTGGTCAGCCTTTCGCTACGTGCAATCTATATTCAGCCCACATTAAGTTTCAAACTGACTGAAAATTTTAGTGTTGGGGGTGGTTTTGTATACAACATTGGTACCGTAGACCTCGAAAATTCTGTTCCTGTATTCTATCCGGACGGTCACGCCGGATTGGCAACCCTAAAAGGAACTGGAACTGGAACGGGGTATAACGTGGGTATTCATTATAACTTAGAAGACGAATTCGCTATATCGGTAAGTTACCGCTCAAAAGTCGTCACCAAACTTAAAAATGGAGATGCGACTTTTGACGTTCCTGAATCGGTAGCAAGCAACTTCCCTTCGGGCAACAAATTCAGTGCTGAATTACCGCTACCATCCACATTTGCCGCAGGCATTGCCTTCCCTATTTCGGAGAAATTGAAGATGGCTCTTGATGCAACGCTCATCAACTACGACATCTATAAAGCGCTAGATTTCGATTACAAAGAAAACACGCCGGTATTGCAAGATACGCATTCACCAAAAAAATACGATAAAGCAGGATCCGTCAAAGCAGGATTGGAATACATTGCTTCCGACCGCTTGCAATTACGGATAGGTGGTGGTGTAATCGCAACACCGGTGCAACAGAGCGCCTATGTTTATCCCGAGACACCAGATAACACCAGGTATTTGATATCAGGAGGTTTTACAATAAAACCATCACCAAAATTTGACGTCACAGGTTCCTTTGCATACCAACGCATCGTGGCTCGCCAATCAACCAATGTGGAGAGTCATCTTTCGGGGACTTATGCGACAAATATTTTTGCTCCTGGTATTGGTGTAAGCTATAAATGGTAA
- a CDS encoding IS110 family transposase, whose translation MKTAGLDVHKDSIFCAVFNGKHYSDVEVFETFSTGIRQLGAYLKAAGVLRVAMESTSIYWIPVWNILSEMGFDLMLVNPFLIKQLPGRKSDVKDAQWIAQLLHKDMLRGSFVPGERIQELRSYTRSYSKLQQRIVRMLTKMDNILVQAGIRLGSLVTDIGGKSMLSVIDALIAGERDAVRLSKLVYASKKNKENGKLAAALTGCMKEHHRFNLQMAKAEYDLLIKQSAEYIEKIEAICLRDFPRQSALLKTIPGVSRISSAVIIAETGADMKVFENSGKLSGWVGLRPKNDESAGKYKSTAITKGNRYLKPILVQVAWAASRCKGSYFKDKFNRLSIRKSSKKALIAIARKISVVVWNILKDLTPYNPALQVIYEPAKLDARIRYHQKEMERIAKLKP comes from the coding sequence ATGAAAACAGCAGGACTTGACGTGCATAAAGATAGTATTTTTTGTGCGGTATTTAATGGGAAGCATTATTCGGATGTGGAGGTTTTCGAAACCTTCAGTACGGGCATTCGACAGTTGGGAGCCTACTTGAAGGCTGCGGGTGTTCTCCGAGTAGCGATGGAGAGTACCAGTATTTACTGGATCCCGGTCTGGAATATTCTCTCTGAAATGGGCTTTGATCTGATGCTGGTGAATCCCTTTTTAATCAAACAGCTGCCCGGCCGCAAAAGCGATGTAAAGGATGCACAGTGGATTGCCCAGCTACTTCACAAAGATATGCTTCGCGGGAGTTTTGTGCCCGGTGAGCGAATACAGGAACTCAGGAGCTACACCCGTTCCTATAGCAAGTTGCAACAGCGGATAGTCCGTATGCTTACCAAAATGGACAATATCCTCGTACAGGCCGGAATCCGTTTGGGTAGTCTTGTGACCGATATCGGAGGGAAAAGTATGCTGAGTGTCATTGATGCCCTGATAGCCGGGGAGCGTGATGCCGTACGTTTAAGCAAACTGGTCTATGCCAGTAAGAAGAACAAAGAAAACGGAAAGCTGGCAGCAGCACTAACCGGCTGCATGAAGGAGCACCACCGCTTCAACCTGCAGATGGCAAAAGCTGAATACGACCTGTTGATCAAGCAGTCTGCTGAGTATATAGAAAAGATTGAAGCTATCTGCCTGCGTGATTTTCCACGGCAGAGTGCCTTGCTAAAGACGATTCCCGGCGTTAGCCGTATCAGTTCCGCTGTGATCATCGCCGAGACCGGCGCAGACATGAAAGTTTTTGAAAACAGCGGTAAACTGAGCGGATGGGTCGGATTACGACCAAAGAATGATGAAAGCGCAGGGAAATATAAAAGTACAGCAATCACTAAAGGAAACAGATATCTCAAGCCAATACTGGTACAGGTTGCCTGGGCGGCAAGCCGCTGTAAAGGCTCCTATTTTAAAGACAAATTCAACCGTCTAAGTATAAGAAAATCCTCGAAAAAGGCCCTGATCGCTATCGCACGAAAAATATCCGTTGTTGTATGGAATATCCTAAAAGACTTAACCCCTTATAATCCGGCACTACAGGTGATCTACGAACCAGCCAAACTAGATGCCAGGATACGGTATCACCAAAAAGAAATGGAACGCATAGCGAAACTTAAACCATAA
- the tpx gene encoding thiol peroxidase → MATITFKGNPVNTKGSLPQVGEQAPDFKLTAGDLSDKSLTDFKGKKIVLNIFPSVDTGTCAASVRAFNKEASQLDNTVVLCISKDLPFAQGRFCAAEGLNNVVTLSEYKDSNFSDAYQLAIADGPLAGLLSRVVITLDENGKVLYEEQVAEIADEPNYAAAIASLN, encoded by the coding sequence ATGGCTACAATCACTTTTAAAGGCAATCCAGTAAACACAAAAGGCAGTTTACCACAGGTTGGCGAGCAAGCTCCTGATTTTAAATTAACTGCGGGCGATCTTTCCGATAAGTCTCTTACAGACTTCAAAGGAAAAAAAATTGTATTGAATATTTTTCCTAGTGTAGATACCGGAACTTGTGCCGCTTCCGTACGTGCATTTAATAAAGAGGCTTCTCAGTTGGATAATACTGTCGTGTTATGTATATCGAAAGATTTGCCTTTTGCACAAGGTCGCTTTTGTGCGGCAGAAGGTCTAAATAATGTCGTGACATTATCAGAGTATAAAGATTCAAACTTTTCTGACGCTTATCAATTGGCTATCGCTGATGGACCTTTGGCGGGTTTATTGAGCCGTGTTGTCATCACATTGGATGAAAATGGAAAAGTATTGTACGAAGAGCAAGTCGCAGAAATTGCTGATGAGCCAAATTATGCTGCAGCGATCGCATCGTTGAATTAA